In Poecilia reticulata strain Guanapo linkage group LG1, Guppy_female_1.0+MT, whole genome shotgun sequence, one genomic interval encodes:
- the trmo gene encoding tRNA (adenine(37)-N6)-methyltransferase isoform X1 has protein sequence MSPLCEHCGENTKKMTQQVSVMRKEIKNLRQTLDGAIRAHRKHLMSIQAAVSKADFSGHNKKDCTSSLSAPDALEQGNIQTVPIGYISSCFSVKNGTPRQPTICGPSRAQLRIQQSVFNNPEHALVGLEQYSHVWIIFLFHKNGHQSYKAKVKPPRLNGQRVGVYSTRSPHRPNSLGLTLAKLDKIQGDTLHLSDIDMIAGTPVLDIKPYIPEYDSLNTRTGPESNPDLQTASEEKEAFFHLEDKTPGDEDEILHLRGKSEAGVCLRPPQTQFFLPEEAVSLLKEVESYVSKADPTPPDGEDKDQVSDCGETEPAAEIVDRPSYGSDSSTTIADWIREPPVSSLDVRFTPQAQKQLEMFLPAHPSGKTTEPSECDRPRFKFLRGPEEAGAAIRAVLSADPRSVYRRTRCKDRLFFFSLDTADVTCWFGQGFAEVLEVRPVGPPGPEDSCQ, from the exons ATGAGTCCGCTGTGTGAGCACTGCGGGGAGAACACGAAGAAGATGACGCAACAAGTTTCTGTAATgcgaaaagaaataaaaaatctgag ACAGACATTGGACGGGGCTATCAGAGCGCATCGCAAACATCTGATGTCGATTCAGGCTGCTGTGTCAAAGGCCGACTTTTCTGGCCACAATAAAAAAGACTGTACATCTTCATTATCAGCGCCAGACGCATTAGAACAAG GAAACATCCAGACTGTGCCGATCGGTTACATCAGCTCCTGTTTTTCCGTGAAGAACGGGACGCCCAGGCAGCCGACTATCTGCGGTCCGTCACGGGCTCAGCTGCGAATCCAGCAGAGCGTTTTCAACAACCCCGAGCATGCGCTGGTGGGCCTCGAGCAGTACTCGCATGTCTG gattatttttcttttccataaaAATGGACATCAGAGTTACAAAGCCAAGGTTAAACCTCCCAGGCTGAACGGTCAGAGAGTCGGAGTTTACTCGACACGAAGTCCACACCGACCAAACTCCCTTGGACTGACACTGGCCAAGCTGGATAAAATCCAAG gTGACACGCTGCATCTCTCAGATATTGATATGATTGCCGGCACTCCCGTCCTGGACATTAAACCGTACATCCCAGAATACGACTCTCTCAACACCAGGACGGGGCCGGAATCGAACCCAGATCTACAGACGGCGTCTGAAGAGAAGGAGGCGTTTTTCCATCTAGAAGACAAAACAccaggtgatgaagatgagatTCTTCACCTGAGAGGGAAATCTGAAGCAGGTGTTTGTTTAAGGCCGCCACAGACTCAGTTTTTTCTACCTGAAGAAGCTGTTAGTTTGCTGAAAGAAGTGGAATCTTATGTAAGCAAAGCTGATCCGACACCACCTGATGGTGAGGACAAAGACCAAGTGTCAGACTGCGGAGAAACCGAACCAGCAGCAGAGATCGTGGACCGGCCCAGTTATGGCAGTGATTCCAGTACAACCATCGCCGACTGGATCAGAGAGCCTCCGGTTTCCAGCCTGGATGTGCGTTTCACCCCCCAAGCTCAGAAACAGCTGGAGATGTTCCTTCCTGCTCATCCGTCTGGTAAAACAACAG AACCGTCTGAGTGCGACAGACCCAGGTTTAAGTTTCTGCGCGGTCCGGAGGAGGCCGGCGCCGCCATCAGGGCTGTGCTGTCAGCAGACCCCAGGTCAGTTTACAGGAGAACCCGATGCAAAGACagactcttcttcttctctctggaCACGGCGGACGTCACCTGCTGGTTTGGACAGGGGTTCGCTGAGGTTCTGGAGGTCCGACCTGTGGGACCGCCTGGACCTGAAGATTCTTGtcagtaa
- the trmo gene encoding tRNA (adenine(37)-N6)-methyltransferase isoform X2, protein MSPLCEHCGENTKKMTQQVSVMRKEIKNLRQTLDGAIRAHRKHLMSIQAAVSKADFSGHNKKDCTSSLSAPDALEQGNIQTVPIGYISSCFSVKNGTPRQPTICGPSRAQLRIQQSVFNNPEHALVGLEQYSHVWIIFLFHKNGHQSYKAKVKPPRLNGQRVGVYSTRSPHRPNSLGLTLAKLDKIQGDTLHLSDIDMIAGTPVLDIKPYIPEYDSLNTRTGPESNPDLQTASEEKEAFFHLEDKTPGDEDEILHLRGKSEAGVCLRPPQTQFFLPEEAVSLLKEVESYVSKADPTPPDGEDKDQVSDCGETEPAAEIVDRPSYGSDSSTTIADWIREPPVSSLDVRFTPQAQKQLEMFLPAHPSEPSECDRPRFKFLRGPEEAGAAIRAVLSADPRSVYRRTRCKDRLFFFSLDTADVTCWFGQGFAEVLEVRPVGPPGPEDSCQ, encoded by the exons ATGAGTCCGCTGTGTGAGCACTGCGGGGAGAACACGAAGAAGATGACGCAACAAGTTTCTGTAATgcgaaaagaaataaaaaatctgag ACAGACATTGGACGGGGCTATCAGAGCGCATCGCAAACATCTGATGTCGATTCAGGCTGCTGTGTCAAAGGCCGACTTTTCTGGCCACAATAAAAAAGACTGTACATCTTCATTATCAGCGCCAGACGCATTAGAACAAG GAAACATCCAGACTGTGCCGATCGGTTACATCAGCTCCTGTTTTTCCGTGAAGAACGGGACGCCCAGGCAGCCGACTATCTGCGGTCCGTCACGGGCTCAGCTGCGAATCCAGCAGAGCGTTTTCAACAACCCCGAGCATGCGCTGGTGGGCCTCGAGCAGTACTCGCATGTCTG gattatttttcttttccataaaAATGGACATCAGAGTTACAAAGCCAAGGTTAAACCTCCCAGGCTGAACGGTCAGAGAGTCGGAGTTTACTCGACACGAAGTCCACACCGACCAAACTCCCTTGGACTGACACTGGCCAAGCTGGATAAAATCCAAG gTGACACGCTGCATCTCTCAGATATTGATATGATTGCCGGCACTCCCGTCCTGGACATTAAACCGTACATCCCAGAATACGACTCTCTCAACACCAGGACGGGGCCGGAATCGAACCCAGATCTACAGACGGCGTCTGAAGAGAAGGAGGCGTTTTTCCATCTAGAAGACAAAACAccaggtgatgaagatgagatTCTTCACCTGAGAGGGAAATCTGAAGCAGGTGTTTGTTTAAGGCCGCCACAGACTCAGTTTTTTCTACCTGAAGAAGCTGTTAGTTTGCTGAAAGAAGTGGAATCTTATGTAAGCAAAGCTGATCCGACACCACCTGATGGTGAGGACAAAGACCAAGTGTCAGACTGCGGAGAAACCGAACCAGCAGCAGAGATCGTGGACCGGCCCAGTTATGGCAGTGATTCCAGTACAACCATCGCCGACTGGATCAGAGAGCCTCCGGTTTCCAGCCTGGATGTGCGTTTCACCCCCCAAGCTCAGAAACAGCTGGAGATGTTCCTTCCTGCTCATCCGTCTG AACCGTCTGAGTGCGACAGACCCAGGTTTAAGTTTCTGCGCGGTCCGGAGGAGGCCGGCGCCGCCATCAGGGCTGTGCTGTCAGCAGACCCCAGGTCAGTTTACAGGAGAACCCGATGCAAAGACagactcttcttcttctctctggaCACGGCGGACGTCACCTGCTGGTTTGGACAGGGGTTCGCTGAGGTTCTGGAGGTCCGACCTGTGGGACCGCCTGGACCTGAAGATTCTTGtcagtaa
- the trmo gene encoding tRNA (adenine(37)-N6)-methyltransferase isoform X3, which yields MSIQAAVSKADFSGHNKKDCTSSLSAPDALEQGNIQTVPIGYISSCFSVKNGTPRQPTICGPSRAQLRIQQSVFNNPEHALVGLEQYSHVWIIFLFHKNGHQSYKAKVKPPRLNGQRVGVYSTRSPHRPNSLGLTLAKLDKIQGDTLHLSDIDMIAGTPVLDIKPYIPEYDSLNTRTGPESNPDLQTASEEKEAFFHLEDKTPGDEDEILHLRGKSEAGVCLRPPQTQFFLPEEAVSLLKEVESYVSKADPTPPDGEDKDQVSDCGETEPAAEIVDRPSYGSDSSTTIADWIREPPVSSLDVRFTPQAQKQLEMFLPAHPSGKTTEPSECDRPRFKFLRGPEEAGAAIRAVLSADPRSVYRRTRCKDRLFFFSLDTADVTCWFGQGFAEVLEVRPVGPPGPEDSCQ from the exons ATGTCGATTCAGGCTGCTGTGTCAAAGGCCGACTTTTCTGGCCACAATAAAAAAGACTGTACATCTTCATTATCAGCGCCAGACGCATTAGAACAAG GAAACATCCAGACTGTGCCGATCGGTTACATCAGCTCCTGTTTTTCCGTGAAGAACGGGACGCCCAGGCAGCCGACTATCTGCGGTCCGTCACGGGCTCAGCTGCGAATCCAGCAGAGCGTTTTCAACAACCCCGAGCATGCGCTGGTGGGCCTCGAGCAGTACTCGCATGTCTG gattatttttcttttccataaaAATGGACATCAGAGTTACAAAGCCAAGGTTAAACCTCCCAGGCTGAACGGTCAGAGAGTCGGAGTTTACTCGACACGAAGTCCACACCGACCAAACTCCCTTGGACTGACACTGGCCAAGCTGGATAAAATCCAAG gTGACACGCTGCATCTCTCAGATATTGATATGATTGCCGGCACTCCCGTCCTGGACATTAAACCGTACATCCCAGAATACGACTCTCTCAACACCAGGACGGGGCCGGAATCGAACCCAGATCTACAGACGGCGTCTGAAGAGAAGGAGGCGTTTTTCCATCTAGAAGACAAAACAccaggtgatgaagatgagatTCTTCACCTGAGAGGGAAATCTGAAGCAGGTGTTTGTTTAAGGCCGCCACAGACTCAGTTTTTTCTACCTGAAGAAGCTGTTAGTTTGCTGAAAGAAGTGGAATCTTATGTAAGCAAAGCTGATCCGACACCACCTGATGGTGAGGACAAAGACCAAGTGTCAGACTGCGGAGAAACCGAACCAGCAGCAGAGATCGTGGACCGGCCCAGTTATGGCAGTGATTCCAGTACAACCATCGCCGACTGGATCAGAGAGCCTCCGGTTTCCAGCCTGGATGTGCGTTTCACCCCCCAAGCTCAGAAACAGCTGGAGATGTTCCTTCCTGCTCATCCGTCTGGTAAAACAACAG AACCGTCTGAGTGCGACAGACCCAGGTTTAAGTTTCTGCGCGGTCCGGAGGAGGCCGGCGCCGCCATCAGGGCTGTGCTGTCAGCAGACCCCAGGTCAGTTTACAGGAGAACCCGATGCAAAGACagactcttcttcttctctctggaCACGGCGGACGTCACCTGCTGGTTTGGACAGGGGTTCGCTGAGGTTCTGGAGGTCCGACCTGTGGGACCGCCTGGACCTGAAGATTCTTGtcagtaa